In Thermodesulfobacteriota bacterium, the genomic window CCTCGGGGCCCTGCGGGACTACGGCATGGAGCTGGGGGTGGCCTTCCAGCTCCTGGACGATTGCCTCGACTACGTGGGGGACCAGGAAGCCTTCGGCAAGGAAGTGGGCATCGATCTGGCGGAGGGCAAGATTACCCTGCCCCTCATTCACGCCCTGCGGCAGTGCACCCCCGAGGAGCGCGCCCTGGTGCAGGCGGCGCTCGACAGGGACGAGCTTTCGCCGGAGGATCTGCGCGGCGTGAGCCGGCTGATCGAGTCGTACGCAGGGATCGACTTCACCCGGGCCCAGGCGCGGGAGCGGATCGCCCGGGCCAAAGCCCTCCTGGCCTGCTTCCCCCCCTGTGTGGAGCGGGAGGCGCTGGAGGCGGTGGCGGACTACGTGGTGACCCGGGACCGGTGAGAAATCTACAGGGCTGGCGGCTGACCGCTGACCGCTAGAACAGCTCCCGCTGGCTGCCCCGGGCTCCCGGGACCTGGCGGTCTTTGGGCGCAGCGTTCTGGCGCTGTTCCTCCTCCCCGGGGCCGGGGCCCGCAGGTTTCGGTTCCGGCTCGTCCAGCCGCAGCAGGGCGGCCTCCACGTCGGCCATGCCCTGCCCCCCGTGAACCCCGGCGCCGTCGGCAGGGCCGAAGTTCGGCGTGCGCAGGAGCGAGCGGTTCATCCCCCGCCAGAACGAGGACCACGAGCCCGCGCTCACATTTTCGCGATCGAGCCACTGGGCGGCCCCCGCGATCTTCGCGTCCAGGTTGTCCAGGTAGTGCAGGGCCAGGGCCTCCAGGGTCTGGGGCTGGACCGGCGCGCCCCACTCCTTCTCCCCGTGGTGGCTCAGGATGAGGTGCTCGAGCTGGAGCAGCAGGGCCGGGGGAAAGCCCGGGAGGCGGGCCGCGGCGTCGCGCACCATGTGGGTTCCCGCCACGATGTGGCCCAGCAGCGCCCCCTCCTCGGTGTAGTCGAACCCGGGGCGGCGCGAGAGTTCGCGCACCTTGCCGATATCGTGGAAGAAGGCGCCGGTCAGGAGCAGGTCCAGGTTGAGGCGGTCCCGGTAGAGCGCCCCCAGGGCGCGGGCAAGCCGCAGCACGCCCACCGTGTGCTCCAGGAGCCCTCCCAGGTAGGCGTGGTGGAAACCCTTGGCCGCCGGGGCGTCCTGGAAGACCGCACGAAACTTCGGGTCGTCCAGGAAGCTGCCGAGCAGGCGGCGCAGTTCGGGGTGGGTGACCTGCGCGGCCAGGGCGGAGAGCTCCTCCCAGAGAACCCTGCATGCCTCCAGGTCGAGGCCCGGCAGGAACGCCCGGCGGTCGAGCCCTTCGAGCTCCCGGTCCGACAGCCGCTCCACGGAGTCGACCCGCAGCTGGGGCGCCTCGTTGCGCACCTGGACCCGGGCGGACACCGCCACCAGGTCGCCGGCCTCGAAGCGGCCGGCGAACACATCGGCGTCCTCCCAGACGAACCCCTCGATCTCTCCGGTGCGGTCGGACAGGGTAAGACGCAGATAGGGCTTGTCGCGGGCCGAGGTAAGGAGGCTCTTCTTGGTGACGGCAAAGACGTCCTCGAAGGCTCGGCCTTCCGGGGTGCCCTCCTTGAGGGACTGGACGGAGCGGGTCTTCCGAATGGCCATGGGGGTTCTCCGGGCCGCGGGCGGCAGGGGCGAAGGAAAGCGCCGGACCGAAAACGAACCGAGGAGGGCCGAAGCCCTCCTCGTAGAGACCTGCTCGAACGGCTCCGAGTCTACTTCTTGGCGGGAACGGCGGCTGCGCCCGCCTTGGAGAAGGCCCCGGTGTCGGCCTTGTCCGCGTGGCACAGGGCGCAGAACTTTCCGATCTCCGAGCCCTTGGACACGCCGCCCTGGAGGTACTTGTGGTTGGGGTTCGACGGGTGGGGATCGTGGCAGCTCGCGCACCCGAGGGTCCCGTCCTTGCGCAGCATCTCCGCCGGCACCTTGACCTTGTTGGGCTTCATGCCCACCGGATGGGTGCTGGAGAGGTGGATGGGCATGATGCCCTGCTCTTCGCTGTGGCAGCCCAGGCAAAGGGCCTGGTCGCCTGCGGCCCCGGCTCCGGTGGAGGGGTTCTGCTGCTTGGTGTTGGGGGCAACGGCCAGGATGGCCTTGCCCTTGGCGGCGTGGATCGAGTGGCACTCGACGCAGTTGGGGTCGTGGGGCCCGTAGGCGAAGGCCGGAGCGGCGATCCCCAGGGCGAGTGCGGCGACGGCGAGCCTTTTCATGGTGTTCCTCCTCTTCGGTTGCCCCGGAATGGGAAAGGACGGCAAGGCGGCAAATCCTGCCGCGCAACAAGCACTTCTCCCCCCCCGGTGGCCGGCGCAACGCTACCCGAAGGTCCTCCGCAGTGTCAAGCGTCTCCGCGCCGCTCCCGGGCTCGCGGCGCAGAGTCCCGGCCCTGCACCAGGAGCTCGTAGGCCTCCTTGGCCGGCAGGCCGCAGCGGCGACCCAGCTCCCGCGCCGCCTCGCGGGGAGGCAGGCCCGAGGCGCGGATCTCGGCGAGGGCGGCTTCCTGGTCGACGGCTCCAGCCCGCGGGCTTTGCGCCGCCCCCCGCACGCCCCAGCAGGCTTCTCCCAGCACCTTGGGGCGGGAGGCGAGGGCGTCTCGAATGGCGGAAAGCGGCCCGAAGAAGAACTCCTCGTGGGTCTTGGTCAGCTCCCGCCCCAGGGCCGCCTCCCGATCGCCCAGGGTTTCCAGGGCGTCCCCCAGGGCGGCCACGATCCGCCGGGGCGACTCGTAGAAGACCAGGGTCTCGGTGCGCCCCGCGAGGTCCGCAAAGAGCGCCCGGCGCTTCGAGGGCCGGCTCGGTGGGAAGCCATAGAAGGAGAAGGCGTCGGTGGGCAACCCGGAGACGCTCAGGAAGGCGGTCAGCGCGCAGGCGCCGGGCACCGGCACCACGGGCATCCCCCGGAGCCGTGCCAGGCGGACCACATCGTACCCCGGGTCGGAGATTCCCGGGGTTCCCGCCTCGCACACCAGGGCGACCCGCTGCCCCCGGGCGAGGCGGTCCACCAGCGCCCGGGCGCGCTGCTCCTCGTTCCAGTCGTGGTAGGAGACGAACGTTGCCCGCACCCCGTGGGGAGAGAGCTGCCGGCGGGCCGTGCGCGTGTCCTCCGCAGCGATCAGGTCGACCGCGCGCAGGACGTCGATGGCGCGCGCGGTGATGTCGGCGGGATTCCCAAGGGGCAGGGCGACCACGGCGAGGGTGCCCGGGGCGAGGGCAAGAGGGGTAGACATGTGCGGGGACTCTACGCAAGGGGCACTGCCGTGTAAAGTGCGTGGCCAGCCCTGGAACCACCGTCTGGGCGGAGAGCGGGTTCGGGGAACCCCTACGCTGCGCCGTGCGATCCGCGACAATTGGAAGAGGTAGGCCCGGCGGACCCGGTGCGCCCAGCGTCATCCCTTGCATGAGCGTGGGCCGGGTCGGTCGATGCGGCGCACGGCTCCGCTACGGGGCTCCCCGAACCTGCCCCGAAAAGAGGTGGTGGATTTGGGCAGCCGGATTGCGGTCCGGGCGGCGCCCGCCGGGGGCCGCGGGGAAGGCGGTTGCGGCTCCGTACGGGCTTGGGTAGAGTGCGCCGGGCTTTGGGGTGTGCATAGGGGCCGCTTCCCGGCGGCCGGGGGAGGTGGAGGTGCTTTCGTCGGCCATCTCGGGTGCGGTCTTCGGCGTGGATGCCTACCGGGTGGACGTGGAGGTGGACGTGGCTCGGGCCCTGCCCTCGTTCACCGTGGTCGGCCTGCCCGACAACGCGGTGAAGGAGAGCAAGGATCGGGTCCGTTCCGCCATCCGCAACTCGGGGTATGCGTTCCCGCCCCAGCGCATCACCGTGAACCTGGCCCCCGCCGACGTGAAGAAGGAGGGGGCCGCCTTCGATCTCCCCATGGCCCTGGTCATCCTGGCCACCGACGCCGATCTGGGCCTCCGGGGGCTGGATCGGCTCCTCTTCCTGGGCGAGCTCTCCCTGGACGGGCGGCTTCGGCCGGTGCGGGGCGTCCTGCCCATTGCCCTGGAAGCCCGCCGCCTGGGGCTCGAGGCGATCTGCGTACCCCGCGAGAACGCGGCCGAGGCGGCCGTGGTCAAGGGGCTCACCGTGCACGCGGTGGGAACCCTGGCCGAAGTGGTGGAGGGCCTCCGGGGGGGATCGCTCCCCTCCTTCCACGCCGACTTCTCGGACCTCTTCGGGCAGCGCGCCGAGTACGACGTGGACTTCGGGGAGGTCCACGGGCAGGGCCACGTGAAGCGCGCGCTGGAGGTGGCTGCCGCAGGAGGGCACAACGCCTTTCTCGTCGGTCCGCCGGGAGCGGGCAAGACCATGCTTGCCCGACGCCTTCCCACGATCCTGCCCGAGATGACCTGGGAAGAGGCCCTGGAGACGAGCCGGATCTACAG contains:
- a CDS encoding HD domain-containing protein, giving the protein MAIRKTRSVQSLKEGTPEGRAFEDVFAVTKKSLLTSARDKPYLRLTLSDRTGEIEGFVWEDADVFAGRFEAGDLVAVSARVQVRNEAPQLRVDSVERLSDRELEGLDRRAFLPGLDLEACRVLWEELSALAAQVTHPELRRLLGSFLDDPKFRAVFQDAPAAKGFHHAYLGGLLEHTVGVLRLARALGALYRDRLNLDLLLTGAFFHDIGKVRELSRRPGFDYTEEGALLGHIVAGTHMVRDAAARLPGFPPALLLQLEHLILSHHGEKEWGAPVQPQTLEALALHYLDNLDAKIAGAAQWLDRENVSAGSWSSFWRGMNRSLLRTPNFGPADGAGVHGGQGMADVEAALLRLDEPEPKPAGPGPGEEEQRQNAAPKDRQVPGARGSQRELF
- a CDS encoding cytochrome c3 family protein, with product MKRLAVAALALGIAAPAFAYGPHDPNCVECHSIHAAKGKAILAVAPNTKQQNPSTGAGAAGDQALCLGCHSEEQGIMPIHLSSTHPVGMKPNKVKVPAEMLRKDGTLGCASCHDPHPSNPNHKYLQGGVSKGSEIGKFCALCHADKADTGAFSKAGAAAVPAKK
- the rsmI gene encoding 16S rRNA (cytidine(1402)-2'-O)-methyltransferase, with product MSTPLALAPGTLAVVALPLGNPADITARAIDVLRAVDLIAAEDTRTARRQLSPHGVRATFVSYHDWNEEQRARALVDRLARGQRVALVCEAGTPGISDPGYDVVRLARLRGMPVVPVPGACALTAFLSVSGLPTDAFSFYGFPPSRPSKRRALFADLAGRTETLVFYESPRRIVAALGDALETLGDREAALGRELTKTHEEFFFGPLSAIRDALASRPKVLGEACWGVRGAAQSPRAGAVDQEAALAEIRASGLPPREAARELGRRCGLPAKEAYELLVQGRDSAPRARERRGDA